A single Carnobacterium inhibens subsp. inhibens DSM 13024 DNA region contains:
- a CDS encoding helix-turn-helix transcriptional regulator, producing the protein MKKQKTLKELREQYGISQSKLAEAFEVSSSTIYNHEKDSSKISDSLLKKYMYTFDIKYDDIFLGNKYDIFVFENKNKSTVFERAKDLTP; encoded by the coding sequence ATGAAAAAACAAAAAACTTTAAAGGAACTGCGAGAACAATATGGTATTTCTCAAAGTAAGCTAGCAGAAGCCTTTGAAGTATCGTCTAGTACTATATATAATCATGAAAAAGATTCTTCTAAGATTTCTGATTCTCTATTAAAAAAATATATGTACACATTTGATATTAAATATGATGATATTTTTTTAGGAAACAAATACGATATTTTCGTATTTGAAAATAAAAATAAATCTACTGTTTTTGAAAGAGCAAAAGATTTAACACCTTAG
- a CDS encoding BRO family protein, whose protein sequence is MTELQVFNFESSEVRTQFIDDEPWFVAKDVCDILEISNNRDAVSRLDDDEKATVGLTDGSQIRNYSIVNEFGLYNLVLSSRKPEVKVFKRWITHDVIPAIRKTGGYQVKSDPWDALSLMFEASKQTKEEVDEVKTRVVNLEENVSIDPGKYSYIGKCISQKVRQIGKERQWSMNKKQIALLYKDINKAVAEVSGVRTRSQLREKHFDKVMDLIDDWEPSIATRMLVHALEDIEVFPKNEEEY, encoded by the coding sequence ATGACTGAATTACAAGTTTTTAATTTCGAATCTAGTGAAGTCAGAACTCAATTTATTGATGATGAACCTTGGTTTGTTGCAAAGGATGTTTGCGATATTTTAGAAATTTCAAATAACCGTGACGCTGTTAGCAGACTAGATGATGATGAAAAAGCTACTGTCGGTTTAACCGACGGCAGCCAAATTAGAAATTATTCCATCGTTAATGAATTTGGTTTATATAACTTAGTATTATCTAGCCGAAAACCAGAAGTGAAAGTTTTTAAACGTTGGATTACGCATGATGTAATACCTGCTATTAGAAAGACTGGTGGCTATCAAGTTAAAAGTGATCCCTGGGATGCATTGAGCTTAATGTTCGAAGCGTCTAAACAAACTAAAGAAGAAGTTGATGAGGTGAAAACTAGAGTCGTCAATCTAGAAGAGAACGTATCAATTGATCCAGGTAAGTATAGCTACATTGGTAAATGTATTTCTCAAAAAGTTAGACAGATTGGTAAAGAAAGACAATGGTCCATGAATAAAAAACAAATCGCTTTGTTATACAAGGATATTAATAAAGCAGTAGCTGAGGTTTCAGGAGTAAGAACTAGATCCCAATTAAGAGAAAAGCACTTTGATAAAGTAATGGACTTAATTGATGATTGGGAACCTTCAATTGCTACCAGAATGTTGGTACATGCTTTAGAAGATATAGAAGTATTTCCGAAGAACGAGGAGGAATATTGA
- a CDS encoding helix-turn-helix domain-containing protein: MSIQLQLSDDLIVTNKSQLRELMQEMQIEIIKQYDAESPAMTMKEASKYIGVSEPTIKDMLDNKEIPGVNVGRIYRFNRYELDKWLAGKN, encoded by the coding sequence ATGTCAATCCAACTTCAATTATCGGACGACTTAATTGTAACGAATAAATCCCAATTACGAGAATTAATGCAAGAAATGCAAATAGAAATTATCAAACAGTATGATGCGGAAAGCCCAGCAATGACTATGAAGGAAGCTTCCAAATACATTGGAGTAAGCGAGCCTACTATCAAAGATATGTTAGACAACAAAGAGATACCAGGTGTTAATGTAGGCCGTATTTACCGTTTTAACCGTTATGAATTAGATAAATGGTTAGCAGGAAAGAATTAG
- a CDS encoding DnaD domain protein — translation MGDKIKIEGVLSKGYGIIPKLVMKDSDLTIEAKAIYAYISSYAGSGNSAFPSVSLICSDLDISENRFHKHKKVLVEKGYIEVNRERTSKGSWGSNVYTINSVINYQPSLQNDVMDEPTHQNPCMDKPTLDNPCLENEVTNNNSFTNNSSINNSSIKQQQPASDNQPNFITTWKENGFGDITQDHIKELGEWIAKFDDNDSIIIKAIKVANDLGTDKRNMAYLRTILKDWKNRGFKVGEDFDAAEKKRKSEKQAKKSAPRNNFNKGTVRKETIPEHIMNPDVKETPMSEEDKQEFMERLKKIQSFQGNDQERAQA, via the coding sequence ATGGGAGACAAAATAAAAATTGAAGGAGTTCTATCAAAAGGGTACGGGATCATCCCAAAACTTGTTATGAAGGATAGCGACTTAACAATTGAAGCCAAAGCTATATACGCTTATATAAGCTCTTATGCAGGTAGCGGAAATTCAGCATTTCCAAGTGTTAGTCTAATTTGTTCAGATTTAGATATTAGCGAGAACAGATTCCATAAACACAAGAAAGTTTTAGTAGAAAAAGGATACATTGAAGTGAATAGAGAACGCACTAGTAAAGGCTCTTGGGGCAGTAATGTATACACAATAAACAGCGTTATTAATTATCAACCATCCCTTCAAAATGACGTGATGGACGAACCAACACATCAAAACCCATGCATGGATAAACCAACGTTGGATAACCCATGCTTGGAAAATGAAGTCACTAATAATAACAGTTTTACTAATAACAGTTCTATTAATAACAGTTCTATAAAACAACAACAACCGGCTTCAGATAATCAACCAAATTTCATAACTACTTGGAAAGAAAATGGATTTGGCGATATAACCCAAGACCATATAAAAGAACTAGGAGAATGGATTGCTAAATTTGATGATAACGATTCGATTATTATCAAAGCAATTAAAGTTGCTAATGATTTAGGAACAGACAAAAGAAATATGGCTTACTTAAGAACTATTTTGAAAGACTGGAAAAATAGAGGTTTTAAAGTTGGTGAAGACTTTGATGCAGCTGAAAAGAAACGGAAGTCAGAAAAACAAGCTAAGAAGTCAGCCCCTAGAAATAACTTCAATAAAGGTACTGTACGAAAAGAAACTATTCCAGAACACATTATGAATCCTGATGTAAAAGAAACTCCAATGAGTGAAGAAGATAAACAAGAATTCATGGAACGTTTGAAGAAAATTCAAAGCTTTCAAGGCAACGATCAAGAAAGAGCCCAGGCATGA
- a CDS encoding Holliday junction resolvase RecU: MSIDKYNAKHYPDPTAYAALKNTKSSNSNNSLKSPKRVAQGRKAKATGAAFETYIDATLEHYKRVGVADIQKTPEPMKPLKSMPSQPGKFIAVFIKQAQADYKGILMGGKSVMFEAKHTNTETMPYGRLSTEQINNLRSYDKFGAVCFILVSFNFKNFYRIPWVNWRDMKELYGRKHLKESDIQEFRVKFESGIINFLYKSNKNELK, encoded by the coding sequence ATGAGTATAGATAAATATAATGCAAAACATTATCCGGATCCAACAGCTTATGCTGCTTTAAAAAATACCAAGAGTTCTAATAGTAATAACAGTCTTAAGAGTCCTAAAAGAGTGGCTCAAGGGAGAAAAGCAAAAGCAACAGGTGCAGCATTTGAAACATATATTGATGCAACACTAGAGCACTACAAGAGAGTTGGTGTAGCTGATATACAAAAGACTCCAGAACCAATGAAACCTTTAAAATCAATGCCAAGTCAACCAGGGAAATTTATCGCAGTCTTTATAAAACAAGCGCAAGCAGATTATAAAGGCATACTGATGGGCGGTAAATCAGTCATGTTTGAAGCAAAACACACTAACACCGAAACAATGCCTTATGGTCGGTTATCTACAGAACAAATTAATAACTTAAGAAGCTATGACAAGTTCGGAGCTGTTTGCTTTATCCTTGTAAGTTTTAATTTTAAAAACTTCTACCGTATACCTTGGGTCAACTGGAGAGACATGAAAGAACTTTATGGACGTAAACATTTAAAAGAAAGTGACATTCAAGAATTTAGAGTGAAGTTTGAAAGTGGCATCATCAATTTTCTTTATAAATCTAACAAGAATGAATTGAAGTAA
- a CDS encoding helix-turn-helix domain-containing protein: MWNTIDKFLKLKNMNQEQLANLMGVRSSSLSDLKHGRIINPSFELMCKIVDGLGITLDEFRNELNQSKSKSGE; encoded by the coding sequence ATGTGGAACACAATTGATAAGTTCTTAAAACTAAAAAATATGAATCAAGAGCAGTTAGCTAATTTAATGGGTGTACGCTCTAGCTCTTTAAGTGATCTAAAGCATGGACGGATTATTAACCCTAGTTTTGAATTGATGTGCAAGATTGTAGATGGTCTTGGAATAACTTTAGATGAATTTAGAAATGAATTGAACCAAAGTAAATCAAAAAGCGGTGAATAG
- a CDS encoding DUF6877 family protein: MTAMDELASISHLLPLPVLEDVNQRCGDWLATGGKEDDPYIHQQLSFANRFVKKQKEVSHK; this comes from the coding sequence ATGACAGCAATGGATGAATTAGCATCAATTTCCCATTTATTACCTTTACCAGTATTAGAAGATGTCAATCAAAGATGTGGCGATTGGTTGGCAACTGGTGGGAAAGAGGATGATCCGTATATACATCAACAATTGAGTTTTGCTAATCGATTCGTAAAAAAGCAGAAGGAAGTGAGCCACAAATGA
- the ssb gene encoding single-stranded DNA-binding protein encodes MINNVVLVGRLTKELDLRYTSNGTAVATFSIAVNRSFTNQNGKRDADFINCVIWRKSAESMANFTRKGSLVGIEGHIQTRSYDNQQGQRVYVTEVVVETFSLLEPKNKDSNKESSNQSSNSYSNNNDHNNYGDEPKTKQPNTIDASYNQDPFDKSGQPIDISDDDLPF; translated from the coding sequence ATGATCAATAATGTAGTGCTGGTCGGAAGATTAACAAAAGAACTTGATTTAAGGTATACATCCAATGGGACAGCGGTAGCAACATTCTCTATCGCTGTAAATAGATCCTTCACGAATCAAAATGGGAAACGAGATGCAGACTTCATCAATTGTGTCATTTGGCGTAAATCAGCTGAAAGCATGGCTAATTTTACACGTAAGGGGTCTTTAGTTGGTATAGAAGGACATATTCAAACAAGAAGCTATGACAATCAACAAGGGCAACGTGTTTATGTTACTGAAGTAGTAGTTGAAACATTCTCTTTACTGGAACCAAAAAACAAAGATTCAAATAAAGAAAGCAGCAATCAATCTTCTAATAGTTACTCAAACAATAATGACCACAATAATTATGGTGATGAACCTAAGACTAAACAACCAAATACTATTGATGCATCATATAATCAAGATCCTTTTGACAAATCAGGACAGCCAATAGATATCAGTGATGATGATCTTCCTTTCTAA
- a CDS encoding putative HNHc nuclease, translated as METKIENATNILSKVTGSVFNKEGQQQLLITLDEPIIGYQLERYTNSKGELYGEFTLFDNRIITVHQRKKIHAILSDIVNSSGDGKNAYDIKSIKEDMKLIFCKSKGIDEFSTSELTGDCTVTVASEFITFLLDFCLEYGVPLSDPPIELAEDLKHQLIMCLYERKCAVCWQPGMVHKVTTTGAKKIPGRHEVMCLCSNHYQEAESIGHKSFADKQHVLGILMNQEQFMKLKNTR; from the coding sequence ATGGAAACAAAAATAGAGAATGCAACGAACATATTGTCAAAGGTAACAGGAAGTGTATTTAATAAAGAAGGTCAGCAACAATTATTGATTACGTTGGATGAACCAATTATCGGTTATCAATTAGAACGTTATACGAATAGCAAAGGAGAGCTTTATGGTGAGTTCACTCTATTCGACAACCGAATCATCACCGTTCATCAAAGAAAGAAGATACATGCTATTTTAAGCGATATAGTGAATAGTTCAGGTGATGGTAAGAACGCATATGATATTAAGTCTATAAAAGAAGATATGAAATTGATATTTTGTAAATCAAAAGGAATTGATGAGTTCAGCACCAGCGAGTTAACTGGTGACTGTACGGTAACTGTAGCAAGTGAATTCATTACATTCCTTTTAGATTTCTGTTTAGAGTATGGTGTACCTTTATCTGATCCACCAATTGAATTAGCTGAGGACCTTAAGCATCAATTGATCATGTGCTTGTACGAAAGAAAGTGTGCAGTTTGCTGGCAACCAGGTATGGTTCATAAAGTAACGACTACAGGTGCTAAGAAAATACCAGGCAGACATGAAGTAATGTGCTTATGCAGCAATCATTATCAAGAAGCAGAATCAATAGGGCATAAATCATTTGCAGACAAGCAGCATGTCTTAGGGATATTGATGAATCAAGAACAGTTTATGAAATTGAAAAATACGAGGTGA
- a CDS encoding DUF6275 family protein yields the protein MDSQEFIDRCKVLVAEYTNNHLDVTDNKAIIPREVYVVWSAKTLQNNKALLSTPLSDGMYYEVTFNGDKNEIYFDAYKKFENIKYDL from the coding sequence ATGGATTCACAAGAATTTATTGATAGATGTAAGGTATTAGTTGCTGAGTATACAAATAACCATTTAGATGTAACAGATAACAAAGCAATTATTCCAAGGGAAGTTTATGTTGTTTGGTCTGCTAAGACATTACAAAACAACAAAGCATTGTTAAGTACACCACTATCTGATGGTATGTACTATGAAGTTACTTTCAATGGAGATAAAAACGAAATCTACTTTGATGCATATAAGAAGTTTGAAAATATTAAATATGATTTGTAG
- a CDS encoding HNH endonuclease: MDLMTPTLLKKLHQYILNDEVDKFYRLKVWRVLRLVALRRDDYKCQYDKRLGIVTKADTVHHIIPVRENPRLALRLSNLESISKSNHNREHPEKLEKKKEFTNEERW; the protein is encoded by the coding sequence ATGGATCTAATGACACCAACTCTTTTAAAGAAGTTGCATCAATATATATTAAACGATGAGGTAGATAAGTTTTATAGATTGAAAGTGTGGAGAGTACTAAGGCTTGTTGCTTTACGAAGAGACGATTACAAGTGTCAGTATGATAAACGATTAGGGATAGTAACTAAAGCTGATACAGTCCATCATATTATTCCAGTGAGAGAGAACCCTAGGCTAGCTTTAAGGCTAAGTAATTTAGAATCTATCTCAAAATCGAATCATAATCGAGAACATCCGGAAAAATTAGAGAAAAAAAAGGAGTTTACGAACGAAGAGCGCTGGTAA
- a CDS encoding terminase TerL endonuclease subunit, which produces MMMTMTSNVKYHVVIDRYMNMVRTGEVLASIEVHQLMDFLDDRLSDPEVVIKQDVIDDALENIKKHFPFKLMEWEEFVMAFICGVFYKDDTLVFNEFLIMMGRGGGKTGFMSVIEWWMISKQGIKQYHVDVVATSEDQAKESVMEVHSILEANKPKYKKFFKWTLEKIVFRKTNSMLRYRTNNAKTKDGGRQGAVLFDEDHAYEDDKSVKVFTSGLGKKKHPRRLHFTTDGNIRGGFLDGFKEEAKLVLTGERPKRRMFPFICKLDDPEEVHDPRNWEKANPSVNYFPDLKQEMLDEYEKLEDRPSARIEFMTKRMNIPTTDSWNEVTSWDNILATKQPTPNLQGMSAVGGIDYAETTDFVSVGLLFKIGEKYYLKQHTFINKKSLVGREYKVPIDVGVERGLITIINDETIKPKTIANWFVEMGRYYQIKVIAADDFRLTYLKTAFDEVGIGDKLKKARKGIKTHTELEPIVDDLFSYKNIIFCDDDFMMRWYTNNSYKDRDARLNIEYLKIEPKLRKTDGFHMFLHALQHKDVLNIPVATYSSGLKTRTY; this is translated from the coding sequence ATGATGATGACGATGACTTCTAATGTTAAATACCATGTAGTTATTGACCGCTACATGAATATGGTTCGAACAGGTGAAGTATTAGCTAGTATAGAAGTTCACCAATTAATGGATTTTTTGGATGACCGTTTATCAGATCCAGAAGTAGTTATAAAACAAGATGTCATTGATGATGCCCTAGAAAATATTAAAAAGCATTTCCCATTTAAGTTAATGGAGTGGGAAGAATTTGTAATGGCATTTATATGTGGTGTCTTTTATAAAGATGATACGTTAGTTTTTAACGAATTTTTAATTATGATGGGACGTGGCGGTGGTAAAACTGGATTCATGTCTGTTATTGAATGGTGGATGATCTCGAAACAAGGAATCAAACAATACCATGTGGATGTTGTGGCCACATCTGAAGATCAAGCGAAAGAATCCGTCATGGAAGTTCACAGCATTTTAGAAGCTAATAAACCTAAGTATAAAAAATTCTTTAAATGGACCTTAGAAAAAATTGTCTTTAGAAAAACTAATTCTATGTTGCGTTATAGAACGAACAACGCAAAAACAAAAGATGGTGGTCGTCAAGGTGCAGTATTGTTTGATGAAGACCATGCATATGAAGATGATAAATCTGTAAAAGTATTTACATCCGGTTTAGGTAAAAAGAAACATCCAAGAAGATTACATTTCACCACTGACGGAAATATCCGCGGTGGTTTTTTAGATGGATTCAAAGAAGAAGCAAAACTTGTATTAACAGGTGAGAGACCGAAAAGAAGAATGTTTCCTTTCATCTGCAAATTAGATGATCCAGAAGAAGTGCATGATCCTAGAAATTGGGAAAAAGCTAATCCATCTGTTAATTATTTTCCGGATCTAAAACAAGAAATGTTAGACGAATATGAAAAATTAGAAGACCGTCCCAGCGCAAGAATTGAATTTATGACAAAGCGTATGAATATACCAACAACAGATAGTTGGAATGAAGTTACGAGCTGGGATAACATTCTGGCCACTAAACAACCAACACCAAACTTGCAAGGTATGTCTGCAGTTGGTGGGATTGATTACGCAGAAACAACAGACTTTGTTAGTGTGGGACTGCTATTTAAAATTGGAGAAAAGTATTACCTTAAACAGCATACTTTTATCAATAAAAAATCTTTAGTTGGACGTGAGTATAAGGTTCCAATTGATGTCGGTGTGGAAAGAGGATTAATCACAATCATAAATGATGAAACGATTAAGCCAAAAACCATAGCGAATTGGTTTGTAGAAATGGGCCGTTACTACCAAATAAAAGTTATCGCAGCAGATGACTTCCGATTAACCTATTTAAAGACTGCATTTGATGAAGTAGGTATTGGAGACAAACTAAAGAAAGCAAGAAAAGGGATTAAAACCCATACCGAATTAGAGCCTATTGTAGATGACTTATTTAGTTATAAAAATATCATCTTTTGTGATGATGATTTTATGATGAGGTGGTATACAAATAATTCCTATAAAGATAGGGATGCACGATTAAATATTGAATACCTGAAGATCGAACCAAAATTAAGAAAGACCGATGGGTTTCATATGTTTTTACATGCACTACAGCATAAGGATGTATTGAATATACCGGTTGCAACTTATAGCAGTGGCCTTAAAACACGCACTTATTAA
- a CDS encoding phage portal protein translates to MKIPFFNKVLASREPSPRSSITLKDFTMVYEKDAKYKNYALQIAINKLADALALCEFQTFEKGKPVKKDNWYLFNVEPNKNQNQSEFWSKVIYKMVYDDNGALVIWSKDDELVVADDYDITEYAFYENIYSNIVLPGDYKLTGKRTESEVFHFKLHNSEIKKVIDSVYDDYGKLIAGTIRNYNRGNAIKMKLSISAIFQQFKTKIIKKEDGTEITEYDQVLNDLFDNRFKGVFTDQDSVTPMEEGLGLEPISATPGNTKSGSVTTRDISDTFEDIRDMVADAFGIPRGILKGDTADNKGMHKLFINYPVRSLADNLQNEINRKYYRKENVLKGNKLKIQTNTINTHDPVEFANAGEALFRIGAFSTNKILEKLGEEPIAEDWADEHYVTKNYERTDNLKGGDKTNEAKTNDESN, encoded by the coding sequence TTGAAGATACCATTTTTTAATAAGGTGTTGGCTTCAAGAGAGCCGTCTCCTAGGTCAAGTATTACGTTAAAAGACTTTACTATGGTTTATGAGAAAGATGCTAAATATAAAAACTATGCCTTGCAGATAGCCATTAACAAATTAGCTGATGCATTGGCATTGTGTGAATTCCAGACTTTTGAAAAGGGGAAGCCCGTTAAAAAAGATAACTGGTATTTGTTTAATGTTGAGCCTAACAAGAATCAAAATCAGTCGGAATTTTGGAGCAAAGTCATCTATAAGATGGTGTATGACGATAACGGAGCATTAGTCATTTGGAGCAAAGATGATGAGTTAGTTGTAGCAGATGATTATGACATTACTGAATATGCTTTTTATGAAAACATTTATTCAAACATAGTACTACCAGGTGATTATAAATTAACTGGAAAAAGAACTGAAAGTGAAGTATTTCATTTCAAACTTCACAACTCTGAAATTAAGAAAGTTATAGATTCTGTTTATGATGACTATGGGAAATTGATTGCAGGGACAATTCGTAATTATAATCGCGGAAATGCCATAAAAATGAAATTGTCTATTAGTGCTATCTTTCAACAATTTAAAACCAAGATAATTAAAAAAGAAGATGGAACAGAAATTACTGAATATGATCAAGTGCTGAATGATTTATTTGATAATCGATTTAAGGGTGTTTTTACAGATCAAGATTCTGTAACGCCTATGGAAGAAGGATTAGGTTTAGAACCTATTTCTGCAACACCTGGTAATACAAAAAGTGGTTCTGTTACTACTAGAGATATTTCAGATACTTTTGAGGACATCCGCGATATGGTTGCGGATGCTTTTGGCATACCCAGAGGAATTTTGAAAGGGGACACCGCTGATAATAAAGGTATGCATAAACTTTTTATAAATTATCCAGTCCGATCCTTAGCAGATAATTTGCAGAATGAAATTAATCGTAAGTATTATCGAAAAGAAAATGTCCTTAAGGGGAACAAACTAAAAATTCAAACGAACACAATTAATACTCATGATCCTGTTGAGTTTGCGAATGCTGGAGAAGCCTTATTCAGAATAGGAGCATTTTCTACAAATAAAATTTTAGAAAAATTAGGAGAAGAACCCATTGCCGAAGATTGGGCAGATGAGCATTATGTTACGAAAAATTATGAACGAACAGATAATTTGAAAGGTGGTGATAAAACAAATGAAGCGAAAACCAATGATGAATCAAATTAA
- a CDS encoding head maturation protease, ClpP-related, whose product MKRKPMMNQIKTKVQIQNKVDSTETDLILYGDVGESYWGDGITASSVRYALKQITTDVVNVHINSYGGDVFEGLAIYNVFKQSDKTINTIVDGVAASAASIIFMGGNKRFMPKNTQLMIHNAQTGVWGYAEDFEKAIAALNSIKVSLIASYMERFEGTEEELINYLANETFFTAEEAAGCGLADEILNYEATIVEDLVDPVTNNLDGKIAANAKPKNEDELPANEKKENPIQNFVKLLGGK is encoded by the coding sequence ATGAAGCGAAAACCAATGATGAATCAAATTAAAACTAAGGTACAAATTCAAAATAAAGTAGATTCAACAGAAACAGATTTGATTCTATATGGAGACGTAGGAGAGAGCTATTGGGGCGATGGTATCACAGCTTCAAGTGTGCGATACGCGTTAAAACAAATTACAACGGATGTAGTTAATGTTCATATTAATTCTTATGGTGGGGATGTTTTTGAGGGATTGGCTATTTATAACGTTTTTAAACAGTCAGATAAAACGATTAACACCATAGTAGATGGAGTTGCAGCTAGTGCAGCATCTATCATTTTTATGGGTGGAAACAAAAGGTTTATGCCTAAAAACACTCAGTTAATGATCCACAATGCGCAGACAGGTGTTTGGGGTTACGCAGAAGATTTTGAAAAAGCAATTGCTGCTTTAAATTCAATCAAAGTTTCTTTGATTGCTTCCTATATGGAAAGATTTGAAGGAACTGAAGAAGAGCTCATTAACTATTTGGCAAACGAGACTTTCTTTACTGCTGAAGAAGCAGCGGGTTGTGGGTTAGCCGATGAAATTTTGAATTACGAAGCAACAATAGTAGAAGACTTGGTTGATCCAGTAACCAATAATTTGGATGGAAAGATAGCTGCAAATGCTAAACCAAAAAATGAAGATGAATTACCAGCTAATGAAAAGAAAGAAAATCCAATACAAAATTTTGTTAAATTATTAGGAGGAAAATAA
- a CDS encoding phage major capsid protein yields MKNLDLFQNKLKEQREGLFTALKSEDEKVQSEGFETFVNGLQDIFKDAAKNYAEEFSAFDGKGITAKEVKFFNAINTDVGYKEEKLLPQTTVDEIFEDLTRDYPVLAALGLKNAGLRLKFLKSETSGVAVWGKIFGDIKGQLDAAFSEEEEISNKLTCFVVVPKDLEEFGPAWIKQFVKTQIEEAASVALELAFVAGTGKDQPVGLNRNVSKDAAIVDGVYPEKAPSGTLTFANSQTTVNELTEVYKFHSVKENLKPLSVDGQVVLLVNPLDAWDVKKQYTSLNANGVYVTALPFNLIIAETPAIEAGEVISLVAKRYDAYIGGGISILGYDQTLALEDLNLYVGKQFAYGKAKDNKAAALWNLVIPPATTSEVGATVAE; encoded by the coding sequence ATGAAAAATTTAGATCTATTTCAAAATAAATTAAAAGAGCAACGAGAAGGTTTGTTTACTGCTTTAAAGTCAGAAGATGAAAAAGTTCAATCTGAAGGTTTCGAAACATTTGTAAATGGACTACAAGATATTTTTAAAGATGCTGCTAAAAACTATGCTGAAGAGTTCAGCGCTTTTGATGGCAAAGGTATCACTGCAAAAGAAGTTAAATTCTTTAATGCTATCAATACAGATGTTGGTTACAAAGAAGAAAAATTATTGCCACAAACAACGGTAGATGAAATCTTTGAAGATCTAACTAGAGATTACCCAGTACTTGCTGCACTTGGTTTGAAAAACGCTGGTTTACGTTTGAAGTTCTTAAAATCTGAAACAAGTGGTGTAGCCGTTTGGGGTAAAATCTTTGGAGATATCAAAGGACAATTGGATGCAGCGTTTAGTGAAGAAGAAGAAATTTCTAACAAATTAACCTGTTTTGTTGTTGTTCCTAAAGACTTAGAAGAGTTTGGACCTGCATGGATCAAACAGTTTGTTAAAACACAAATTGAAGAAGCAGCTTCAGTAGCTTTAGAATTAGCGTTCGTTGCTGGTACTGGAAAAGATCAGCCTGTAGGACTTAATAGAAATGTTTCTAAAGATGCAGCAATCGTTGATGGTGTATATCCAGAAAAAGCACCTTCAGGAACATTAACCTTTGCAAACTCTCAAACCACTGTTAATGAATTGACTGAGGTTTATAAATTTCATTCAGTAAAAGAAAATTTAAAACCGTTGTCTGTTGATGGTCAAGTGGTCTTGTTAGTTAACCCATTAGATGCATGGGATGTTAAAAAGCAATACACAAGCTTAAATGCAAATGGTGTTTATGTCACAGCTTTACCATTCAATTTGATTATTGCTGAAACACCTGCAATTGAAGCTGGCGAAGTAATTTCATTAGTAGCAAAACGTTACGATGCTTATATCGGTGGCGGAATTAGCATTTTAGGATATGATCAAACTCTTGCATTAGAAGACTTGAATTTATACGTTGGAAAACAATTTGCTTATGGTAAAGCTAAAGACAACAAAGCTGCTGCTTTATGGAACTTAGTAATTCCACCTGCAACAACTAGCGAAGTAGGAGCAACTGTAGCTGAGTAA
- a CDS encoding phage head closure protein translates to MAKRRVDELLNDGVVEYGSIETLRNNEGKKTGEKFTSLGFLFFNFAGIRQGDIEFYGNLDKTVDLKVKTFFAKDVQKSHKVKFEDEVYEVIAIDPDVKRKYMYWYLTKVGVFDGIQFIKDDSTS, encoded by the coding sequence ATGGCTAAAAGAAGAGTGGATGAGCTATTAAATGATGGTGTGGTTGAATATGGATCAATAGAAACTTTGAGGAATAATGAAGGTAAAAAGACAGGAGAGAAATTCACGAGTTTGGGATTTCTCTTTTTTAATTTTGCTGGAATCAGACAAGGTGACATAGAGTTTTATGGGAACTTAGATAAGACTGTAGATTTGAAAGTTAAAACTTTCTTTGCTAAAGACGTTCAAAAATCTCATAAAGTTAAGTTTGAAGATGAAGTCTATGAAGTGATTGCTATAGATCCAGATGTAAAAAGAAAATATATGTATTGGTATTTAACAAAGGTGGGTGTATTTGATGGGATTCAGTTTATCAAAGACGATTCAACAAGTTAA